The Cellulophaga sp. L1A9 genome window below encodes:
- a CDS encoding DEAD/DEAH box helicase produces MANSIKDQEDILAKLNIHQLNPMQVEAIAVIEKTTNTILLSPTGTGKTLAFLLPLLKTLDATIDEVQALIVVPSRELAIQIEQVLRIMGTGFKVNAVYGGRTMAKDKSELKHNPAILIGTPGRILDHFMNDRFSKESIKTLILDEFDKCLDKGFSDEMKGIIANVPRINKRILTSATQNIEIPPFVRLDKPVLINYLKEKKALKLEIKTVISPLRNKSQTLLDLVMHLGNEQGIVFCNLKENIEYLDKFLTEKKISHSTFSGEMEQYDRDRALIKFRNGTSQLLIATDLAARGIDVPELKYIIHYDVPASEEEFTHRNGRTARVNTKGTAYVMRWEKEEFPEFIKNPNRANIAVKAPRKPQYWETLFISGGRKDKISKGDIAGLFFKQGEINKDQLGTIELKQDCAFVAVPLAIADELVRKLNNTKLKKKKVRITILE; encoded by the coding sequence ATGGCGAATAGTATAAAAGATCAAGAGGATATTTTAGCAAAACTGAACATCCATCAATTGAACCCAATGCAAGTGGAAGCTATTGCTGTTATAGAGAAAACAACCAATACCATTTTACTTTCACCAACGGGAACCGGTAAAACATTAGCATTTTTATTACCCTTATTAAAAACATTGGATGCTACTATTGATGAAGTGCAAGCCTTAATTGTGGTGCCTTCTCGAGAGTTAGCCATACAAATAGAGCAGGTACTTAGAATCATGGGTACAGGATTTAAAGTGAATGCGGTGTATGGTGGGCGTACTATGGCAAAAGATAAGTCGGAATTAAAACATAATCCGGCTATTTTAATAGGAACTCCAGGGAGAATTCTAGATCATTTTATGAACGATCGTTTTTCTAAAGAAAGTATTAAAACATTAATTTTAGATGAGTTTGATAAATGTTTAGATAAAGGTTTTTCTGATGAGATGAAGGGTATTATTGCCAACGTACCCCGTATCAATAAAAGAATCTTAACTTCTGCCACTCAGAATATAGAGATTCCTCCATTTGTACGTTTAGACAAGCCAGTACTTATCAATTACTTGAAAGAGAAAAAAGCACTTAAATTAGAGATTAAAACGGTAATTTCTCCTTTAAGAAACAAATCTCAAACCCTTTTAGATTTAGTAATGCATTTAGGGAATGAGCAAGGGATTGTTTTTTGTAATCTAAAAGAAAATATAGAGTACTTAGACAAATTTTTGACGGAAAAGAAGATTAGCCATTCTACGTTTTCAGGAGAGATGGAACAGTATGATCGTGACCGCGCCTTAATCAAATTCAGAAATGGTACGAGTCAACTTTTAATCGCCACAGATTTAGCAGCGAGAGGTATTGATGTGCCTGAGCTTAAATATATTATTCATTATGATGTGCCAGCTTCTGAGGAAGAATTTACGCACCGTAATGGTAGAACAGCGCGTGTAAATACTAAAGGTACTGCCTATGTAATGCGTTGGGAAAAAGAGGAATTTCCAGAATTTATTAAAAATCCTAATCGTGCAAATATTGCGGTAAAAGCACCTCGCAAACCACAATATTGGGAGACTTTATTTATTTCTGGTGGTAGAAAAGATAAGATTTCTAAAGGAGATATTGCTGGATTGTTCTTTAAGCAAGGCGAAATTAATAAAGATCAATTAGGAACTATAGAATTAAAACAAGATTGTGCTTTTGTTGCCGTTCCTTTAGCGATTGCGGATGAGTTAGTACGAAAATTGAACAATACAAAATTGAAAAAGAAAAAAGTTAGAATTACAATTTTGGAGTAG
- a CDS encoding DEAD/DEAH box helicase — MSKHFSKLGVNEVFQKSLADLAITTPTDIQVKTIPLVLTAKKDIVALAKTGTGKTAAFGLPLLQLVNTKNNDIQVVILAPTRELGQQIYANLVSFAKYSPAIVIASICGGTPIKPQIEKLKSATHVVVATPGRLVDLIQQKAINIKNTSYLVLDEADEMVTALKQDLDPIVKELPEERRTLLFTATMPGAIKQLVQNYLNKNVMHLEADMDTIGHQGIEHQYIVVEPIEKLDVLLHFLSSREGEQGIIFCKTKAAVNKLAKNLAINKFSSGALHGSLTQVIRDRVMGQFREGQLKILVATDLASRGIDVKNISYVVNYHLPETYDLYVHRSGRTARAGANGLSMTILQQEEVAEIPEFEKELGITFHKIEKADAASIEETNALLWAKKVFKTKPNRDVSEDFKNKVKTVFHHLTKDELIDKVLANYLEHNTNILPKEETPTNKKNI; from the coding sequence ATGTCAAAGCATTTTTCCAAGCTAGGAGTTAACGAAGTATTTCAAAAAAGTTTAGCTGATTTAGCTATTACTACCCCTACAGATATTCAGGTGAAGACCATTCCTTTAGTCCTTACGGCTAAGAAAGATATCGTGGCTTTGGCAAAAACGGGTACGGGAAAAACAGCTGCATTTGGGCTGCCATTATTACAATTGGTAAATACAAAAAACAACGATATTCAAGTGGTTATTTTAGCCCCTACACGGGAGTTAGGACAGCAGATTTACGCCAATTTAGTCTCGTTTGCGAAATATAGTCCTGCTATTGTTATCGCATCAATTTGCGGAGGAACACCTATAAAACCTCAGATTGAAAAATTAAAAAGTGCAACGCACGTAGTTGTTGCTACACCAGGACGTTTGGTAGATTTAATTCAGCAAAAAGCCATCAACATAAAAAATACCTCGTATTTGGTGTTAGATGAAGCCGATGAAATGGTGACAGCTTTAAAGCAAGATCTAGATCCTATTGTAAAAGAATTACCAGAAGAGCGCAGAACATTATTATTTACAGCTACTATGCCAGGCGCTATCAAGCAATTGGTACAGAATTACTTGAATAAAAATGTAATGCACCTAGAGGCAGATATGGATACCATAGGCCATCAAGGTATTGAGCATCAATATATCGTTGTAGAACCTATTGAAAAATTAGACGTTTTATTACATTTCTTAAGTTCTAGAGAAGGAGAACAAGGTATCATTTTCTGTAAAACAAAAGCAGCTGTAAATAAGCTAGCGAAGAACTTAGCGATTAACAAATTTTCATCAGGAGCACTTCATGGGAGTTTAACCCAGGTAATTCGTGATCGTGTTATGGGGCAGTTTAGAGAAGGGCAACTAAAAATTTTAGTAGCTACAGATTTAGCCTCTCGTGGTATTGATGTGAAGAACATATCTTACGTAGTAAATTACCACTTACCAGAAACTTACGATTTATACGTGCATAGAAGTGGTAGAACGGCTAGGGCCGGAGCAAACGGACTCTCCATGACCATTCTACAACAAGAAGAAGTTGCAGAAATTCCAGAATTTGAAAAAGAATTAGGGATTACCTTTCATAAAATTGAAAAGGCAGATGCAGCGAGTATTGAAGAAACAAACGCCTTACTTTGGGCAAAGAAAGTTTTTAAAACGAAACCAAATAGAGATGTCTCTGAGGATTTTAAAAATAAAGTAAAAACTGTTTTTCATCACCTTACAAAAGATGAATTAATAGATAAAGTATTGGCTAATTATTTAGAGCACAATACCAATATTCTTCCAAAGGAAGAAACACCAACAAACAAGAAAAATATATAA
- a CDS encoding DUF6702 family protein: MYKILIALFFVSLSVQAHQADASTVLLVEQENGSWVLQISGALTAFQHEIKTLHPEQEYKTPEEFKQMVIDHVQNNLSFLFNDNINYKIKSAQVKLGHETKVVFEVSGIPENLKNVVVKNTIFKEIYKNQSTLLLFKNGFTKTRFVLNNENQHTLNLKVEEHSFISAPVEGKRDYSTLYVVGSVVFLLGVVNYLWMSYKEKMPSKVVKSHSLS, translated from the coding sequence ATGTATAAAATATTAATTGCATTGTTTTTTGTTAGTCTTAGTGTGCAAGCACATCAGGCAGATGCTTCTACGGTTCTTTTAGTAGAACAAGAAAACGGGAGCTGGGTATTACAAATTTCAGGGGCACTAACAGCTTTTCAACATGAAATAAAAACCCTGCATCCTGAACAAGAATACAAAACACCAGAAGAATTTAAGCAAATGGTCATTGATCATGTGCAAAACAATTTAAGTTTTTTGTTTAACGACAACATCAACTATAAAATTAAAAGTGCTCAGGTAAAATTGGGACACGAAACAAAAGTAGTTTTTGAGGTAAGTGGAATCCCTGAAAACTTAAAAAATGTAGTGGTGAAAAACACCATTTTTAAAGAGATTTATAAAAACCAGAGTACCTTATTACTCTTTAAAAACGGATTTACGAAGACAAGATTTGTTTTGAATAATGAGAATCAACATACCTTGAATTTAAAGGTAGAAGAACATTCATTTATAAGTGCACCTGTAGAAGGAAAAAGAGATTATTCAACATTATACGTCGTTGGAAGTGTCGTTTTTTTACTGGGAGTAGTAAATTATTTATGGATGAGTTACAAAGAAAAAATGCCAAGTAAAGTGGTAAAGAGTCATAGTTTGAGTTAG
- a CDS encoding YHYH protein translates to MKVFEKLNIFYAALIIMALAFFMVCTSCSDSSSDSDTEETEETTDTSSDDYIVAVDPELFLTDSGAVTVTLVPCTLSDGSEGDCYQIVTSSTPSDHTMGPWCPDNIADGADAGGIWLEGGEVYDVDGAFIENMATFYGDDNWMMYDENGDIYTTETEDDCANAANPDVGEEYENFCVECLPSYVTDMSTTYVIPVTPVKLATPLSFGGFGPPGAASAPSNRGVAFNGVVFDAPAPTDAILGAYTLAPFDDAGGHINLNAGYHYHAATGVSTQVAQTDDHAAQIGYAMDGFAMYAQLDADGNEPTDLDDCRGHSDDTRGYHYHVAAPGTNSFINCLSGAYAE, encoded by the coding sequence ATGAAAGTATTTGAAAAATTGAATATATTTTACGCAGCCTTGATTATAATGGCACTCGCTTTTTTTATGGTGTGTACCAGTTGTAGTGATAGTTCATCAGACAGTGATACCGAAGAAACAGAAGAAACAACAGATACGTCTAGTGATGATTATATAGTCGCCGTAGATCCTGAGTTGTTTTTAACCGATAGCGGAGCAGTCACGGTGACCTTAGTACCGTGTACACTTTCAGATGGATCTGAGGGGGATTGTTACCAGATAGTAACATCTAGTACACCATCAGATCATACTATGGGACCTTGGTGTCCTGATAATATTGCAGATGGCGCTGATGCTGGAGGTATTTGGTTAGAAGGCGGAGAAGTATATGATGTAGATGGTGCTTTCATAGAAAATATGGCCACTTTTTATGGCGATGATAATTGGATGATGTATGATGAAAACGGAGACATTTACACTACAGAAACGGAAGATGATTGTGCTAATGCTGCAAATCCAGATGTAGGTGAGGAATATGAGAATTTCTGTGTGGAGTGTCTTCCTTCATATGTTACAGATATGAGTACTACTTATGTAATTCCAGTAACTCCTGTAAAACTAGCTACTCCACTTTCATTTGGTGGTTTTGGACCTCCGGGGGCAGCTTCGGCACCTTCCAATAGAGGGGTTGCTTTTAATGGGGTTGTGTTTGATGCTCCGGCTCCAACAGATGCTATTTTAGGCGCGTATACTTTAGCACCTTTTGATGATGCTGGCGGACATATTAATTTAAATGCAGGATATCATTACCATGCCGCAACAGGCGTATCTACTCAAGTGGCGCAAACAGATGACCATGCTGCTCAGATAGGATATGCTATGGATGGCTTTGCGATGTATGCACAATTAGATGCAGATGGGAATGAGCCAACAGATTTAGATGATTGTAGAGGACACTCAGATGATACAAGAGGGTATCATTATCATGTAGCTGCACCAGGAACAAATAGTTTTATAAATTGTTTATCAGGAGCTTACGCAGAATAA
- a CDS encoding M3 family metallopeptidase — MKNVYTMFLLTVLFTSCNDSKSKNETTSEQPMNTTENPLLVESTLPYFAPDFSKITNDHFKPALDQGIALQEKAVQEIANATAAATFDNTILPLEKSGEVLERVSNVFYGLTGANTNDTLQAIQEEMAPKFAALQDAIFLNDKLFQRVKRLQETKDSLGLEAEAVKLIENYFEQFEKAGANLSSEDKEILKGYNAKLAALENQFNKILLEANNSGALVFTDKAALAGLSEAQLKSLENTEGEGWKIPLLNTTQQPLLQSLENRATREKLFKAAFYRTDGSANDTKGIITELAELRAKKGALLGFPNYAAWSLQGTMAEIPENVFKMFEGLIPAATAKAANEAAEIQQMVKTKGEDFTLEAWDWNHYAEMVRIAKYDLDENQIKPYFETKTVLEKGVFYAARKLYGITFKERIDIPTYHEDVLVYELFEENGEALGLFYADYFARPSKRGGAWMSNFVTQSKLYDKKPVIYNVCNYPKPAEGEPALLTYDEVETMFHEFGHALHGFFADQQYPSLSGTAVARDFVEFPSQFNENWALYPEILKNYALHYKTGEQIPQALLDKIKKSGTFNQGYSLTENLAASNLDMQWHVIAADTKIADANAFEKEALAKTKLDVVSAVPPRYRSTYFAHIFGGGYAAGYYSYLWTEMLHHDAYNWFENNGGLTRANGQRFRDMVLSRGNTLDLEQMYKDWRGSDPQIAPMLTARGLK, encoded by the coding sequence ATGAAAAATGTATACACTATGTTTTTGCTTACGGTGTTATTTACAAGCTGTAATGACTCAAAAAGTAAAAACGAAACCACTTCAGAACAGCCTATGAATACTACTGAAAATCCATTACTGGTAGAAAGCACATTGCCGTACTTTGCACCAGATTTTAGTAAAATTACCAATGATCATTTTAAGCCGGCACTAGACCAAGGTATTGCCTTGCAAGAGAAAGCTGTGCAAGAAATTGCAAATGCTACAGCGGCAGCTACTTTTGACAATACCATTTTACCTTTAGAGAAAAGTGGCGAAGTGTTAGAGCGCGTATCAAATGTTTTTTACGGATTAACAGGAGCGAATACCAATGATACGCTTCAGGCCATCCAAGAAGAAATGGCCCCTAAATTTGCAGCGTTGCAGGATGCTATTTTTTTAAATGATAAATTATTTCAGCGCGTAAAGCGCTTACAGGAAACAAAAGATAGCTTAGGATTAGAAGCTGAAGCTGTAAAATTAATAGAAAACTATTTTGAGCAGTTTGAAAAAGCAGGAGCAAATCTTTCTTCAGAAGATAAAGAGATCTTAAAAGGGTACAATGCTAAATTAGCAGCGTTAGAAAATCAATTTAATAAAATCTTATTAGAAGCAAATAATAGCGGAGCTTTAGTTTTTACCGATAAAGCCGCATTAGCCGGACTCTCGGAAGCACAATTAAAATCCTTAGAAAATACAGAAGGCGAAGGGTGGAAAATTCCGTTGTTGAATACCACACAACAGCCATTACTGCAAAGCCTTGAAAATAGAGCTACGAGAGAAAAATTATTTAAAGCAGCGTTCTATAGAACAGATGGTTCTGCCAATGATACTAAGGGTATTATTACAGAACTAGCAGAGCTACGGGCTAAAAAGGGAGCGCTTTTAGGCTTTCCTAATTATGCAGCATGGAGTCTTCAGGGAACCATGGCCGAAATTCCTGAGAATGTTTTTAAAATGTTTGAAGGTTTAATTCCTGCGGCGACTGCAAAAGCAGCCAATGAAGCTGCAGAAATACAGCAAATGGTAAAAACAAAAGGCGAAGATTTTACTTTAGAAGCTTGGGATTGGAACCATTATGCAGAAATGGTGCGCATTGCGAAATATGATTTAGATGAAAATCAAATCAAACCTTATTTCGAAACAAAAACAGTTTTAGAAAAAGGTGTTTTTTATGCTGCCCGTAAATTATATGGGATTACGTTTAAAGAGCGTATTGATATTCCTACCTATCATGAAGATGTATTGGTGTATGAGCTTTTTGAAGAAAACGGTGAAGCATTAGGCTTATTCTATGCAGATTACTTTGCAAGACCTAGCAAACGAGGAGGTGCTTGGATGAGCAACTTTGTAACCCAGTCTAAATTGTATGATAAAAAACCGGTAATTTACAATGTATGTAATTATCCAAAACCTGCTGAAGGAGAACCTGCATTGCTTACTTATGATGAAGTAGAAACTATGTTCCACGAATTTGGCCATGCTTTACACGGCTTCTTTGCAGATCAGCAATATCCTTCTTTATCAGGAACAGCAGTAGCAAGAGACTTTGTAGAATTCCCATCGCAGTTCAATGAAAATTGGGCTTTATATCCTGAAATTTTAAAGAACTACGCCTTACACTACAAAACGGGAGAACAAATTCCGCAAGCATTATTAGATAAGATTAAAAAATCAGGAACCTTTAATCAAGGATATAGCTTAACAGAAAACTTAGCCGCATCTAATTTAGACATGCAATGGCATGTAATTGCTGCAGATACTAAAATAGCAGATGCCAATGCTTTTGAAAAAGAAGCTTTAGCAAAAACAAAGTTAGATGTTGTTAGTGCCGTTCCGCCTAGATACAGATCTACGTATTTTGCGCACATCTTTGGCGGGGGGTATGCCGCAGGGTATTACTCGTATTTATGGACAGAAATGTTACACCACGATGCCTATAATTGGTTTGAGAATAATGGAGGTTTAACACGTGCCAATGGGCAACGTTTTAGAGATATGGTGCTTTCAAGAGGAAATACGTTGGACCTAGAGCAGATGTATAAAGATTGGAGAGGTTCTGATCCACAAATTGCACCAATGCTTACTGCTAGAGGTTTAAAATAG
- a CDS encoding L-histidine N(alpha)-methyltransferase — MAVHRNQTSEIIIDTAFLTHVDLGLNSSPKFLSSRYFYDEIGDKLFVKIMNLPEYYLTRAEHEIFKEQPNDIINALGVAKDTYFELIELGAGDGTKTKELLKPLVAQGFKFDYLPIDISQHALDDLEENLKNEIPNLSAKTQQGDYFGVLESFKDSEHPKVVLFLGSNLGNMEDDEAASFMEQLSENLNTDDKLFLGLDCIKPSAVVLPAYNDAQGVTAAFNLNLLTRINKEFGAEFDIWNFIHAPEYDEITGIAKSFLVSKKKQKVWIAALDQHISFSEGEKIHTEISRKYDAKILKSILANTAMEIQTKFTDSHNYFADYVVVKK, encoded by the coding sequence ATGGCAGTACACAGGAATCAGACTAGTGAAATAATTATAGACACAGCATTTTTAACGCATGTAGACTTAGGACTTAATAGTAGTCCTAAATTTTTGTCATCGCGCTATTTTTATGATGAAATAGGGGATAAGCTTTTTGTTAAAATAATGAATCTTCCAGAGTATTATTTGACGAGGGCAGAGCATGAAATTTTTAAAGAGCAACCTAATGACATTATTAATGCTTTAGGTGTTGCTAAAGACACGTATTTTGAGCTGATAGAATTGGGTGCGGGAGACGGAACAAAAACCAAGGAACTACTAAAACCTTTAGTAGCACAGGGTTTTAAGTTTGATTATCTACCCATAGACATTTCGCAACATGCGCTAGACGATTTAGAAGAAAATTTAAAAAATGAAATCCCTAATCTTTCCGCAAAAACACAACAGGGAGACTATTTTGGGGTCTTAGAGAGTTTTAAGGATAGTGAACATCCTAAAGTGGTACTTTTCTTAGGTTCAAATTTAGGGAATATGGAAGATGATGAAGCGGCTAGTTTTATGGAGCAACTTTCTGAGAACCTTAACACTGATGATAAACTTTTTCTGGGGCTAGATTGTATCAAACCATCGGCTGTAGTTTTGCCTGCATATAATGATGCACAAGGCGTTACTGCTGCATTTAATCTAAATTTATTAACAAGGATAAATAAAGAATTTGGTGCAGAATTTGATATTTGGAACTTTATACATGCTCCGGAATATGACGAAATAACTGGGATTGCAAAAAGCTTTTTGGTAAGTAAGAAAAAACAAAAAGTTTGGATAGCAGCGCTAGACCAGCATATTTCATTTTCTGAAGGAGAAAAGATACACACCGAGATCTCTAGAAAATATGACGCTAAGATTCTAAAATCTATTTTAGCGAATACAGCTATGGAAATCCAGACTAAATTTACGGATAGCCATAACTATTTTGCTGATTATGTTGTAGTTAAAAAGTAA
- the egtB gene encoding ergothioneine biosynthesis protein EgtB, whose translation MTNHELIHQFKKTRAHSVALCAPLAPEDYNAQPVAFASPPKWHLAHITWFFEEMILKKYDDSYVIFNKDFSYLFNSYYQTVGERATRSLRGAMTRPLIEEIYSYRTYVDEHIVALLKSKLSLEIETLVTLGIQHEQQHQELLITDLKHTFSFNPLHPVYHENFNLVQDQNEDHGWLQMPEGIYEIGHDGNGFCFDNELGRHKVFLHEYQLSKNLVTNGDFIAFIEAGGYQEFKYWLDEGWSWVQEENSTAPLYWKKINGTWHYYTLAGLKPVAVDAILSHVSFYEAQAFATFKKMRLPTEFEWEAASEKFNWGKRWEWTYSAYLPYPNFKIADGAVGEYNGKFMINTMVLRGSSVATSEGHERNTYRNFFHPKYRWQYTGIRLVK comes from the coding sequence ATGACTAACCACGAGTTAATACATCAATTTAAAAAAACACGAGCGCATTCCGTAGCTTTATGCGCGCCTCTTGCGCCTGAAGATTATAATGCACAGCCCGTTGCTTTTGCGAGTCCACCAAAATGGCATTTAGCACATATTACATGGTTTTTTGAGGAAATGATTCTTAAAAAATACGATGATAGCTACGTTATTTTCAACAAAGACTTTTCATACCTTTTTAATAGCTATTATCAAACAGTAGGTGAAAGGGCTACCCGTTCTTTAAGGGGAGCAATGACCAGACCACTTATAGAAGAAATCTATAGTTATAGAACCTATGTAGATGAACATATTGTTGCGCTTTTAAAATCTAAGTTATCCTTAGAAATAGAAACCCTGGTAACCTTAGGCATTCAGCATGAGCAACAACATCAGGAATTATTAATTACAGATTTAAAGCATACGTTTTCTTTCAATCCGCTTCATCCCGTATATCATGAAAATTTTAATCTGGTACAGGATCAGAATGAAGATCATGGTTGGTTGCAAATGCCAGAAGGGATCTATGAAATTGGTCATGACGGAAACGGTTTCTGCTTTGATAATGAATTAGGCAGACACAAGGTATTTTTACACGAATACCAATTATCTAAAAATTTAGTAACCAATGGCGATTTTATAGCATTTATAGAAGCTGGCGGATACCAAGAGTTTAAATATTGGTTAGATGAAGGTTGGTCTTGGGTGCAAGAAGAAAATAGTACCGCACCACTTTATTGGAAAAAGATAAACGGAACTTGGCATTACTACACTTTAGCGGGTTTAAAGCCTGTAGCTGTAGATGCTATACTCTCTCATGTTTCGTTCTATGAAGCACAAGCTTTTGCAACGTTTAAAAAAATGAGACTCCCAACAGAATTTGAGTGGGAAGCAGCATCAGAAAAATTTAATTGGGGAAAACGATGGGAGTGGACCTACTCTGCTTACTTGCCTTATCCTAATTTTAAGATCGCCGATGGAGCTGTAGGAGAGTACAATGGCAAATTTATGATCAATACCATGGTACTTCGCGGTAGCTCTGTAGCTACAAGTGAGGGTCATGAAAGAAATACATATAGAAACTTTTTTCATCCAAAATATAGATGGCAGTACACAGGAATCAGACTAGTGAAATAA
- a CDS encoding TetR/AcrR family transcriptional regulator: MAKLQKSKDKREALVKATICLVNNDGFHAAPMSKIAKMANISPATIYLFFENKQDLVNKVYIEVKASFSTYAFETFTGDMEVEPGFELIWNRIADFKLKDPEEALFLAQCDNTPMIDEASRQEGIKHLQPLLDLWHRGKEEGVIKPISDYLLYAYSINPLSFLMLAQHRGECSINKQTITEAYQAAWDSIKL; this comes from the coding sequence ATGGCAAAACTTCAAAAAAGTAAAGACAAAAGAGAAGCTTTAGTAAAGGCTACGATCTGTTTAGTAAATAACGATGGTTTTCACGCTGCTCCAATGTCTAAGATTGCTAAAATGGCTAATATATCTCCTGCCACTATCTATTTGTTTTTTGAAAACAAACAAGATTTGGTAAACAAAGTATATATAGAAGTAAAAGCGTCTTTTTCAACCTATGCTTTTGAAACGTTTACAGGTGATATGGAGGTTGAGCCTGGATTTGAATTGATTTGGAACCGTATAGCCGACTTTAAATTAAAAGATCCTGAAGAGGCTTTGTTTTTAGCACAATGCGATAACACTCCTATGATAGACGAAGCAAGTAGACAAGAGGGAATTAAACATTTGCAACCACTCTTAGATCTTTGGCACCGTGGAAAAGAAGAAGGAGTGATAAAACCTATTTCTGATTACCTATTGTATGCGTACAGTATAAACCCGCTTTCCTTTTTAATGTTAGCGCAACACCGTGGAGAATGTTCCATAAATAAACAAACAATTACAGAAGCATACCAAGCCGCTTGGGATAGCATCAAATTATAA
- a CDS encoding NAD(P)H-dependent oxidoreductase — protein sequence MELLDKLKWRYAAKAMNGKKVPQEKIDNIIEAARLAPTSSGLQPFEIYVITNQEIKEKIRPVAWNQSVITDCSHLLVFAAWDTYTADRINYMFDLTNDIRGFKNEGWESYRQMLLGSYPQKDAEENFNHAAKQAYIAFSEAITAAAFENVDTTPLEGFDPAAVDEILGLREKGLRSAVLLPIGYRDDKNDWLVNLPKVRKSTEDLVTVID from the coding sequence ATGGAATTATTAGACAAATTAAAGTGGAGATACGCAGCAAAAGCAATGAACGGTAAAAAAGTGCCTCAAGAAAAAATAGACAATATTATTGAAGCTGCACGCCTTGCTCCCACTTCTAGTGGTTTACAACCTTTTGAAATTTATGTCATTACAAATCAGGAAATAAAAGAAAAAATTAGACCCGTAGCTTGGAACCAATCCGTTATTACAGATTGTTCTCACCTTTTGGTATTTGCTGCTTGGGATACCTATACGGCTGACCGCATTAATTACATGTTCGATTTAACCAATGATATCCGAGGTTTTAAAAATGAAGGATGGGAAAGTTACCGTCAGATGTTGTTGGGTTCTTACCCTCAAAAAGATGCTGAAGAAAACTTTAACCATGCCGCGAAACAAGCATATATCGCTTTCTCAGAAGCAATAACTGCTGCGGCTTTTGAAAATGTAGACACCACTCCTCTAGAAGGGTTTGATCCTGCTGCTGTAGATGAAATTTTAGGATTAAGAGAAAAAGGCTTACGTAGTGCTGTTCTATTACCAATAGGGTATAGAGATGATAAAAATGATTGGTTAGTAAACTTACCAAAAGTGCGTAAAAGCACTGAAGATTTAGTAACCGTAATCGATTAA